In Nitratiruptor sp. YY09-18, a single window of DNA contains:
- a CDS encoding MqnA/MqnD/SBP family protein, protein MIIGKIDFINLLPFYVFLKRELTFQEKSALEFYKGVPSHVNRLYKKRRVEAAVISSIFSRNQKCSRLGIVANKKVLSVLICPGEDMPDSDSNTSNILAHILGVQGRVLIGDKALLHQGDCQDLATLWYKRYKLPFVFARFCYRCKDYRYKRLSNKFLHSHIKIPHYILKRYAKRSGLSIKQIRTYLEFIHYTIGKKEELALKKFLSLAIIEQKKSRGNDAKNIRSTHSHNSSLRT, encoded by the coding sequence TATGTTTTTTTAAAAAGAGAGCTTACATTCCAGGAAAAATCAGCCCTCGAATTTTATAAAGGGGTGCCAAGTCATGTCAATAGGCTCTACAAAAAAAGACGTGTCGAAGCGGCTGTAATTTCAAGTATCTTCTCTCGCAATCAAAAGTGCAGCAGACTTGGTATAGTTGCCAATAAAAAGGTTCTAAGCGTTTTGATCTGTCCAGGCGAGGATATGCCAGATAGCGACTCCAATACATCCAATATTCTCGCTCACATTTTAGGAGTCCAAGGACGTGTGCTCATAGGAGATAAAGCACTGTTGCATCAAGGTGATTGTCAAGATCTCGCAACATTATGGTATAAGCGCTACAAACTCCCTTTTGTTTTTGCACGCTTTTGCTACAGATGCAAAGATTATCGTTACAAAAGGCTCAGCAACAAATTTCTACACTCGCATATAAAAATCCCACACTACATCCTCAAACGCTATGCAAAGCGAAGCGGCCTTAGCATCAAGCAGATTCGCACCTACTTGGAATTTATCCACTATACTATCGGAAAAAAAGAGGAGCTCGCACTCAAAAAATTTCTCTCTTTAGCGATAATAGAGCAAAAAAAATCCCGAGGCAACGATGCAAAGAATATTCGCTCTACTCATTCTCACAACAGCTCTCTTCGCACATGA
- a CDS encoding cytochrome-c peroxidase translates to MQRIFALLILTTALFAHEPIKPIPKSVSYNRDLAKLGKLLFFDPILSRNNSVSCASCHNFSHGGADNSPVSIGVYGRKGHMNSPTVLNAVFNFAQFWNGRAKDLKEQALGPLHNSVEMDMEDSLIMQRLQNSTLYQPLFQKLFHTSAITIDQVAIAIAEYEKSLITPDCKFDRFLRGETKLTEKEYNGYILFKKLGCATCHNGVNIGGNSYQKIGIFYPYKGKALDDRYKITKDPKDRYVYKVPTLRNIALTAPYFHDGSVKDLRNAIKLMAIYNLGVKLNDKQVDLLESFLLTLTGKVPTQ, encoded by the coding sequence ATGCAAAGAATATTCGCTCTACTCATTCTCACAACAGCTCTCTTCGCACATGAACCTATCAAGCCGATACCAAAGAGCGTATCGTATAACCGTGATCTTGCAAAACTTGGGAAACTCCTTTTTTTTGATCCAATTCTCTCACGCAACAATTCCGTTTCGTGTGCTAGCTGCCACAATTTTTCACATGGAGGAGCTGACAATTCCCCGGTCTCTATAGGAGTATATGGGCGCAAAGGCCACATGAACTCTCCAACTGTATTGAATGCGGTTTTTAACTTTGCCCAATTTTGGAATGGTAGAGCAAAAGATCTCAAAGAACAAGCACTTGGACCCTTGCACAATAGCGTAGAGATGGATATGGAGGATTCTCTCATAATGCAAAGGTTGCAAAATTCTACCCTCTATCAGCCGCTTTTTCAAAAACTTTTTCACACTTCTGCTATTACAATCGATCAAGTCGCTATTGCAATCGCAGAATATGAAAAAAGCCTCATTACACCAGATTGCAAATTTGATAGATTTTTGCGAGGCGAGACAAAACTTACCGAAAAAGAGTATAATGGGTATATTCTCTTTAAAAAACTTGGCTGTGCTACATGTCACAATGGTGTGAATATTGGCGGAAACTCCTATCAAAAGATCGGAATTTTTTACCCCTATAAAGGCAAAGCACTCGATGATAGATATAAAATCACAAAAGACCCAAAAGATCGCTATGTCTATAAAGTTCCAACACTGCGTAATATTGCCCTAACGGCACCATATTTTCACGATGGAAGCGTCAAAGATCTACGTAATGCAATCAAGCTTATGGCAATATACAACCTTGGAGTAAAATTGAACGACAAACAAGTGGATCTTTTAGAGAGCTTTTTACTTACTCTCACCGGAAAGGTACCTACACAATAA
- a CDS encoding EAL domain-containing protein yields MPKRLRSIALTLVLAFITLGLLFYYEHFAKAFFTNKHGLYTTIYSIYELETDLNYQLLKTSFYLYDNYDELANTQKELIKKIDTLINQLLANNYIDLADEVKKYKKAVEQRIEAISHYLILNSTMKNSLIFLANLTDNLPKTLNSEEKQKLLELILETVIYKNTFDKTYLAESKATLQNLEKSLKKSEDGRHLLHHLQLIVKSFPIYSQQLNGIINTSTLTTLKEIEKRLHKRIEDDAKKVNLLFFITILFFLLAIFLIIYFIWRLDRENRALRALEQKLRQSAITDDLTNLYNRRAFKVDVRKIKTPFFALVNINGFKHYNDFYGNRVGDHILREVAKALQTIIPPKYNAKLYRVGGDDFGILIEEETPIDDATFAKRIIEYFNNNKIVFKSAQMYITVSIGITRKRPLLETADMALKFVKQNINLLYFTYDERIGFFDQIKKNIQRSKILKEAIDQNNIIPYYQPIIDNTNGKIIKYEVLARLKHNNTIESIHPYLEIAKEIRLYRDITLKITQKSFIYAYEYKKPIAINISMRDIEDPQVISFFGKIFEQYPGIEKLVTFEILESETLSDYNAVKDFISIVRGYGCEVALDDFGSGYSNFAHVFNLDIDYLKIDGSLIQTLPHDENAKLIVSAIIYLAKKSGIKTVAEFVSSKEILEEVKTLGIDYSQGYFLAKPQPKF; encoded by the coding sequence ATGCCTAAAAGACTCCGATCAATTGCCCTAACTCTCGTACTTGCTTTTATCACTTTGGGATTACTATTTTATTATGAGCACTTTGCAAAAGCATTCTTTACCAATAAACATGGACTCTACACTACAATATACAGCATCTATGAATTAGAAACTGATCTTAACTATCAGCTTCTCAAAACCTCTTTTTATCTCTATGATAACTATGATGAGCTTGCCAATACACAAAAAGAACTAATAAAAAAGATAGATACTCTCATCAATCAGCTTCTTGCAAACAACTATATTGACCTTGCAGATGAAGTAAAAAAATATAAAAAAGCTGTTGAGCAAAGAATAGAAGCAATTTCACACTACCTCATCCTCAATTCAACTATGAAAAACTCCCTTATTTTCTTAGCAAATCTCACTGATAATCTTCCAAAAACTCTCAATAGTGAAGAGAAACAAAAACTTTTAGAACTTATATTAGAAACAGTCATTTACAAAAATACATTTGACAAGACCTACTTGGCTGAGAGTAAAGCAACACTTCAAAATCTTGAAAAATCTCTCAAAAAGAGTGAAGATGGACGCCATCTCCTTCACCACCTTCAACTCATAGTAAAAAGTTTTCCCATCTATTCGCAGCAACTCAATGGCATTATTAACACCTCTACTCTTACTACGCTCAAAGAAATTGAGAAGAGGCTTCACAAAAGAATAGAAGATGATGCCAAAAAGGTCAATCTCCTCTTTTTCATCACTATACTTTTTTTCCTTCTAGCTATATTCTTGATCATCTACTTCATCTGGCGCCTTGATAGAGAAAACAGAGCGCTGCGAGCTCTTGAGCAAAAACTACGCCAAAGTGCAATTACTGATGATCTGACAAATCTTTATAACAGACGTGCGTTCAAAGTAGATGTGCGCAAAATTAAAACACCTTTCTTTGCCCTTGTGAACATCAATGGTTTCAAGCACTATAACGATTTTTATGGAAATAGAGTGGGTGATCATATTCTGCGAGAAGTCGCTAAAGCTCTTCAAACAATCATCCCACCTAAATACAATGCAAAGCTCTATAGAGTGGGAGGAGACGATTTTGGTATCTTAATAGAAGAAGAGACTCCGATAGATGATGCTACATTTGCAAAGAGGATTATAGAGTACTTCAATAACAATAAAATTGTCTTCAAAAGTGCCCAAATGTATATAACAGTAAGTATCGGTATAACGCGCAAGCGCCCTCTCCTTGAGACCGCAGATATGGCACTCAAATTTGTCAAACAAAATATCAATTTGCTCTACTTTACATATGATGAGAGAATCGGCTTTTTTGATCAGATCAAAAAAAATATCCAACGTAGCAAAATATTAAAAGAGGCTATTGACCAAAATAATATAATCCCCTACTATCAACCAATCATCGATAATACAAATGGGAAAATTATTAAATATGAAGTTCTCGCTCGTCTCAAACACAATAATACCATAGAGTCGATTCATCCCTATCTTGAGATAGCAAAAGAGATCCGCCTCTATCGTGATATCACTCTCAAAATTACCCAGAAGAGTTTTATATATGCATATGAATACAAAAAGCCGATTGCTATCAATATCTCTATGCGCGATATCGAAGACCCTCAAGTTATCTCTTTCTTTGGCAAGATTTTTGAGCAGTATCCAGGTATAGAAAAACTTGTCACTTTTGAGATATTGGAGAGTGAGACCCTCTCGGACTATAACGCTGTTAAAGATTTTATCTCCATTGTAAGAGGCTATGGATGCGAAGTGGCACTTGATGATTTTGGAAGTGGCTATTCCAATTTTGCTCACGTCTTCAACCTCGATATCGATTATCTCAAAATCGATGGCTCTTTGATCCAGACACTTCCACACGATGAAAATGCAAAACTCATCGTCTCAGCAATTATCTACCTGGCAAAAAAATCGGGTATCAAAACTGTAGCTGAATTTGTCAGTTCCAAAGAGATCCTTGAGGAGGTCAAAACACTAGGTATTGACTACTCGCAAGGCTACTTCTTGGCTAAACCACAGCCGAAGTTTTAA